From the genome of Phycodurus eques isolate BA_2022a chromosome 22, UOR_Pequ_1.1, whole genome shotgun sequence, one region includes:
- the LOC133397493 gene encoding adiponectin receptor protein 2-like, producing MSIPNRRPALASSFCRAEVRSGVFKLDEGEESWPEGPALVLRHRTSSHAEHTADSAPAGAREKGRAATTSGSSDGHLSIPQCHSHNRSLPTCDEERRKKEEDARGGEEEECREDKSSDEGFMGMTPLLQAHHAMEKMEEFVHKVWEGRWRVIPHDVLPDWLKDNDFLLHGHRPPMPSFRACFRSIFRIHTETGNIWTHLLGCLFFFCLGLMYMFRPNMSFVAPVQEKVAIGMFFLGAILCLSFSWLFHTVYCHSEGVSRVFSKLDYSGIAFLIMGSFVPWLYYSFYCSPQPCIIYLLVVCVLGLSAITVSQCDFFATPQYRGVRAGVFVGLGLSGVVPTLHFVISEGLIRATTIGQMGWLLLMATLYITGACLYAARIPERFFPGKCDIWFHSHQLFHILVVAGAFVHFHGVSNLQEFRYTAGAGCTDDGML from the exons aTGTCCA TCCCCAATCGGCGTCCAGCGCTCGCTTCAAGCTTCTGCAGGGCGGAGGTCCGGTCCGGCGTTTTCAAGCTGGACGAAGGAGAGGAGAGCTGGCCCGAGGGCCCGGCCCTCGTGCTGCGACACAGAACTTCCAGCCATGCGGAGCACACGGCAGATAGCGCGCCGGCGGGAGCTCGCGAGAAGGGCCGCGCCGCAACCACCTCAGGTTCTTCAGACGGACACCTCAGCATCCCCCAGTGCCACTCGCACAACAGG AGTCTCCCGACGTGCgacgaggagaggagaaaaaaggaggaagacgccagaggaggagaggaggaggagtgccGAGAAGATAAGAGTAGTGACGAAGGTTTCATGGGGATGACGCCGCTGCTTCAGGCGCACCATGCCATGGAGAAGATGGAAGAGTTTGTGCACAAG GTGTGGGAGGGCCGGTGGCGCGTCATCCCTCACGACGTGCTCCCCGATTGGCTGAAGGACAACGACTTCCTGCTGCACGGCCATAGGCCGCCCATGCCTTCGTTCCGCGCCTGCTTCAGGAGCATCTTCAGGATCCACACGGAGACGGGCAACATCTGGACACACCTGCTAG GCTGCCTGTTTTTCTTCTGCCTGGGCCTGATGTACATGTTCCGACCCAACATGTCGTTCGTGGCGCCGGTCCAGGAGAAGGTGGCCATCGGCATGTTCTTCCTGGGCGCCATCCTCTGCCTGTCCTTCTCGTGGCTCTTCCACACCGTCTACTGCCATTCGGAGGGCGTGTCCAGGGTCTTCTCCAA GCTGGATTACAGCGGCATCGCCTTCCTGATCATGGGCTCGTTCGTGCCGTGGCTCTACTACTCCTTCTACTGCTCTCCTCAGCCGTGCATCATCTACCTTCTGGTGGTGTGCGTGCTGGGCCTGTCCGCCATCACCGTGTCCCAGTGCGACTTCTTCGCCACGCCGCAGTACCGAGGCGTCCGCGCAG GTGTGTTTGTGGGCTTGGGTCTGAGCGGCGTGGTGCCCACCCTTCACTTTGTCATCAGCGAGGGTCTCATCCGAGCCACCACCATCGGGCAGATGGGCTGGCTGCTGCTCATGGCCACGCTTTACATCACCGGAGCCTGCCTATACGCCGCTCGCATCCCGGAGAGGTTCTTCCCCGGCAAGTGCGACATCTGG TTCCACTCTCACCAGTTGTTCCACATCTTGGTGGTGGCGGGCGCTTTTGTTCACTTCCACGGCGTCTCCAACCTGCAGGAGTTTCGCTACACAGCCGGAGCGGGTTGCACCGACGACGGAATGCTCTAA